The following coding sequences are from one Sulfitobacter sp. HNIBRBA3233 window:
- a CDS encoding SDR family oxidoreductase: protein MTRALVTGAGHRLGRAMALTLGQRGYDVAVHYASSREGAQEVVDELRAMGRNAQPVQADLLNLDEMEGLLPRAAEALGGKITCLINNASIFEYDNIDTATRESWDRHINSNLRAPFVLSQAMSQQGLTPGEDENGEAVAAGVIVNMIDQRVRKPTPEFMTYGLAKMGLWALTQTLSQALAPAIRVNAIGPGPTLKGGRQSEEHFRKQREALILERGPDPSDICRTLEYFLDMPSVTGQLVCVDGGQHLAWRTPDVVGVE from the coding sequence ATGACACGAGCTTTGGTAACAGGGGCGGGGCACCGTCTGGGCCGCGCAATGGCGCTTACACTGGGGCAGCGCGGCTATGACGTCGCGGTACATTACGCAAGCTCTCGGGAGGGCGCGCAGGAGGTCGTGGACGAATTGCGGGCCATGGGGCGCAACGCGCAGCCCGTCCAGGCGGATCTTCTGAACCTTGACGAGATGGAAGGCCTGTTGCCGCGGGCCGCTGAGGCGCTGGGCGGCAAGATCACCTGCCTGATCAACAACGCCTCCATCTTCGAGTACGACAATATCGACACGGCAACCCGTGAAAGCTGGGACCGCCATATCAACTCGAACCTGCGCGCGCCCTTCGTTCTCAGCCAGGCGATGAGCCAGCAGGGGCTGACGCCGGGCGAGGATGAAAACGGCGAGGCTGTCGCAGCGGGCGTGATCGTCAACATGATCGACCAGCGTGTGCGCAAACCAACGCCTGAGTTCATGACCTACGGCCTGGCCAAGATGGGGCTCTGGGCTCTCACGCAAACGCTGTCTCAGGCGCTGGCACCGGCGATCCGCGTGAACGCGATCGGGCCAGGGCCCACGCTGAAAGGCGGCCGGCAATCCGAAGAGCATTTCCGCAAACAGCGCGAGGCGCTGATCCTCGAGCGCGGACCCGATCCAAGCGATATCTGCCGGACGCTGGAATACTTTCTGGATATGCCTTCTGTCACCGGTCAACTGGTCTGTGTGGACGGCGGGCAACACCTGGCCTGGCGCACGCCGGACGTGGTCGGAGTGGAGTAA
- a CDS encoding calcium/sodium antiporter has protein sequence MILQVWLLAGLGLLILVCAGDALVKGAVNLSLRVGIPALIVSLTIVAFGTSAPELLISIKAVLDDVPGIALGNVVGSNTANVLLVLGLPALLATMHTSECDTRTSYKQMIAATVLFIILAFRGVFDWIAAVVLLLALAVMLYTAARDARAHRNGEQACATDVEEDLEGVDPDMPGWKIGLYLALGLIGLPAGASLLVDNATIIAREFGVSDTVIGLTLVAVGTSLPELATTVAAALRRQADVALGNVIGSNMFNLLAIIGIASLVGPIRVDPEFLRFDLWVMLASSLILVPFVFMGWNITRFWGIALTALYVAYLYVILAF, from the coding sequence ATGATCCTTCAGGTGTGGCTGCTGGCGGGCCTTGGCCTTCTTATTCTGGTGTGCGCGGGGGACGCGCTGGTCAAGGGTGCGGTAAACCTCAGCCTGCGGGTGGGGATACCCGCGCTGATCGTTTCGCTGACCATCGTGGCCTTCGGGACCTCCGCGCCCGAGCTTCTGATCTCGATCAAGGCGGTGCTGGACGATGTGCCGGGCATCGCGCTGGGCAACGTCGTGGGATCAAATACCGCGAATGTCCTTCTGGTCCTGGGCCTGCCTGCGCTGCTTGCGACGATGCATACTTCGGAATGCGACACGCGCACGTCCTACAAGCAGATGATCGCCGCCACGGTGCTGTTCATCATTCTGGCCTTCCGCGGTGTCTTCGACTGGATCGCGGCTGTCGTGCTTCTGCTGGCGCTTGCCGTGATGCTTTATACCGCTGCGCGGGATGCCCGTGCCCACCGCAACGGGGAGCAGGCCTGCGCCACCGATGTGGAAGAGGACCTCGAAGGGGTCGACCCGGACATGCCCGGCTGGAAAATCGGTCTCTACCTCGCGCTTGGCCTGATCGGCCTGCCGGCTGGCGCATCGCTGCTAGTGGACAACGCGACGATCATCGCGCGCGAGTTCGGGGTCAGCGATACCGTTATCGGCCTGACCCTCGTCGCCGTCGGGACCTCTCTGCCCGAGCTGGCGACGACCGTTGCCGCGGCCCTGCGGCGTCAGGCGGATGTGGCGCTGGGCAACGTCATCGGGTCGAACATGTTCAACCTTCTGGCGATCATCGGCATTGCCAGCCTTGTCGGTCCGATCCGTGTCGATCCCGAGTTCCTGCGTTTCGATCTGTGGGTCATGCTGGCCTCCTCGCTTATTCTGGTTCCCTTCGTGTTTATGGGCTGGAATATCACGCGGTTCTGGGGGATCGCATTGACCGCGCTCTATGTCGCCTATCTCTACGTGATACTGGCATTCTAG